GGCTGCTCGCCGGCGAGGTCCCCGGAGGCGAGCAGCGCCAGCTCGTCGGGGGACAGGTGGAGGTGACGCCGGCCTCCCCGGTGGACAGCCCCCGGTCGGTCCGGGGCGCCCCATCGCAGGCCCGGCCGCCCCCTCCGCCGATCCGTCCGCTCGCCGCTCCGTCCCGGCTCGCCTCGGGCAAGGGCCGGCCCGCCGCGCCAGAGGCCCCGGCCCTCGAGCCCTCCTCACGGGAGGAGGCGGGGAGCAGACAGCCGGGGCTGCGTCAGGGCACCACGCGCTTGTACGCGCACGCGGTGAGCCGCGATCTGCTCGAGCGGGTGCTGCGCGACATCGCGGTGGACGCGAAGGTCATCGGGCGCCTGGAGAGCGCGGACCTCATCCTCACGCTGCGCTCGCGGGCCAATGATCCGAAGCTGCGCAAGCTCGCGGGCAAGGCGGGGGTGCCGGTGCTGGCCATCAAGCGCAACAGCGCGTCGGAGATGCGGCGGGTGTTGCGCGACGCGTTCCTGCTGGCCGAGGGGGAGAACGAGGAGCGGGTGCGCGAGGCGGTGCTGGAGGCCGAGGAGGCCATCCAGCGTGTCCTGCGGGAGTCGGTGGTGGTGCCGCTGGCCCCGAGACCTCCGCGGCTGCGCAAGCTCCAGCACCGGCTCGTGTCGCGCTACCACCTGGAGGCGGTCAGCCACGGCAGCGAGCCCCAGCGCCACCTCGTCATCTACCCGCTCGGCGCCCTGGTGGACGCGCCGCGCGAGCCGGAGTTCGAGGACGAGGGGGCGGACGACGACGGGGCCGAGCAGCCCGCGACGAACTGAGCGGGGCGCGAGCGCTCAGGGGGCGTTCGGATCCCCCAGGCCCTTGAAGGGGTTGAACGTGTACGTCGTGGCGAAGCGTGAGGACGGGCTGAAGTAGATCGCCGCGAGCTTCGCCGGATCCGTGGCGATCTCACCCCGCGCGACGGCGCCGTCATCCCCGTCGTCCCAGCCCCAGGGCGCGTTCGCCGAGTTGGTTCCGCACTGACCCGCGATGTAGCCGCAGCCCCCGCTGGTGTCGCCGCGGAACGTGCCATCGGAGGCGAACAGCTCGGACAGGGAGCGGCGCGTCCACAACCCCTCGGAGCCGTAGATGTCGATGAGCTTGTAGCGCACGTCCGAGTCGGTGGCCGACGAGGGCTCCTCGGCGGTGGTCAGCGAGGGGTAGTACTTCACGCCATCGCCGTTGATGTCGTAGTACGGCCAGGCCTTGAGCCCGTGGCCCTTGGCCTCCTGGGCGGTGATGGGGTGCTGGACGCCCTCGAAGTCCGCGGTGGACAGCTTGCCGTCGAGCGACTCCGCGCCCGAGGTGAGCGGACTGCCGTCCGGCGTGTACGAGAAGAAGTCCTTGTGCGCCACGGTCACGGCGCCCACGAGCGAGCCGTACTCCGTGCCATTGCGCTCCACGATGAGCAGCACGCCCTCGCCGTCGTTCTCGTGCTCCGAGTCGAAGATGGAGTCGAACCAGTCGCGCGGGTGGAAGAACGTATAGACGATGTACCAGTGCGAGCTCGTCTCCACGACGGACTGGTAGGCATAGGCGGGGAGCGCCCTGGACGCGGCGTTGTCCCAGTTGTTCGTGCCGCTCCAGTCCCCGTCGAAGTCGACCCGGGTGATGTAGTCGGCCTTGCCGCTGATTCCATGCGAGCCCGTCACGTCCACGTCCTGGTAGTGGATGGGGGCCCAGCGCTTGGCGAGGGCGGCGCGGAACGCGGCCGAACCAGCGCTGCCCGCGAGCGCTCCCCGGGTCTGCCCAAGCGCTTCTTCTTCCGACGTGCTCGCGCCGCAGGCGGACAGCAACATCACGGCGGCGGGGAGGACGGCGCGTGCGACGAATCCACGACGAGGGCGGCGAATGGAAAACATAAGGGGTTCTTCCTTTCTCGCGCCGCACTAAATGCTCGCCGGGCTGGTGGGGTAAACTACTTTTCTGGGTTTCACCCGATTTTTTCCCGCGCGATGCGCAACCGCCAGGAAGCGGCCCTCACGACAACCGACGCCCGCGATGCTTCGCGGACGGCGGAGGAGCAACGTTGTTGCGTGGGGGGTGCTTACATCGGACCCGCGCACTTGGCGGTGTGAACGCCCGCGGGGCACCAGAAGTTGCGGATGTTCAGGCCGTCCTTGGTGCCGGTGCGCGAGGTGCAGGCGTTGGGGGTCCAGTTGGCCTCACGCAGGGTGATGCGGTTGGGACTGGGGGCGGTGTCCACATCCGCGACGAAGGCGGCGTGCCCGTACACGTGCGACGTGGGGATCATCGCCACACAACCCACGTGGGCGTGGTTGCTGTTGATCACCGCGACCTTGTCGCTCCAATAGGTCAACCCATACGGGAGGTTGGGCGCCCTGCACCGGGCGAACAACACACAGTTGTCGCAGTAGTCCGTGCAGGCCGCGGACTCCGCGGTGGCGGTTTCCTCCGAAACCTGGGGCGCCACGTCCTCCATCTCCATCTCGGTGCCGCCACATCCGGTGGTGGCGAGCGCGAGGGTGAGCAGGGACAACGAGAGGAGCCGCGTGGGGGACGAGATCATGGTGGAGGGTTCTCCGGGGACGGGTGGGTGCGAACGCTGCGGACCGGGCACCTCCATCCGGAAGTGCCCTCATGAAAAAGGACAGCCCGGACTTCCAGCCGTCCCAGGAAAAAGAATTAAAGCGGGAATATTGCTGGTCCGAGCCATCCTGGGGTAGTCAAGGGTGTGCCCGATCCCATCCAGGGACACGGGTACACCCTGCGGGATGGACACCGGGTGCCGTGTCGTCCGTCGCCCCGTCGATCGCGCAGAGAATCGGAAGGCTCCGCGGATGACTCCAGACATGAAGAACAATCGGGTCTCGCACCCGCTCGTGCTGCTCGTCGTGTGCTTCCTCGCGTTGCTCCCGCGGGAGGGGCGGGCCGAGGGGCGCGAGGTCCCCGGCCTCGCCCCGAGCTTCAAGGTGCTGGCTTTCTACAATGGCACCTGGGACGCGGCCCACATCGACTTCGTCAGGGAGGCCAACCTCTGGTTCCCTCAGCTCGCCGCGCAGAACGGCTTCTCCTATACGGCCACCAACAACTGGAATCAGCTCAACGCCACCACGCTGGCCCAGTACCAGGTCGTGATGTTCCTGGATGACCTGCCGCAGACCGCGGCCCAGCGTTCCGCGTTCCAGCAGTACATGCAGGCGGGGGGCGCCTGGATGGGATTCCACGTCAGTGCCTTCACCACCTCCCCGGCGGACTGGAGCTGGTACCACCATCAGTTCCTCGGCTCGGGCTCGTTCCAGTCGAACACCTGGGGCCCCACCACCGCCGTGCTGAAGGTGGAGAACCGCACGCACGCGTCGACCGTGAACCTCCCGGCGACCTTCACCTCGGCGGTGAGCGAGTGGTACAGCTGGAGCAACAACCTGCGCTCCAACGCGGACATCCAGGTGCTCGCCTCGGTGGACCCCGTGAGCTTTCCGCTCGGCACCGATCCGAACCAGTCCTGGTACAGCGGCGACTACCCCATCCTGTGGACGAACAAGAAGTACAAGATGCTGTACGCGAACTTCGGCCACAACGCGATGAACTACTCGAACAACACGCCGCTGTCGTCGACGTTCGCCAGTGCGATCCAGAACCGGTTCATCCTCGACGGGCTGAAGTGGCTGGGGGGGAGCGGAGGGACGCCGCCCCCTTCTCCGGGTCCGATCTCTCCGACCGCCTGGTATTCGGTGGTGGGCCTGGGCGCCGGCAAGTGCGTGGACGCGAGGTCCGCCGCCTCGGCGAATGGCACCGTCATCCAGCAATACACCTGCAATGGCACCCAGGCGCAGCACTTCCAATTCCAGCCGACCAGTGGTGACCAGGTGCGCATCAACAGCCGCCTCAACAGTGCCCAGACGCTCGACGTGACGGATGTGTCCACGGCCGATGGCGCGCCGATCCAGCTCTGGGTCTACAGCAATGGCAACAACCAGCAGTGGCAGCCCGTGGCGGAGGCCGGTGGGACCTACCGCTTCGTCAGCCGCCACAGCGGCAAGTGCCTCACCGCCACGGGCTCCGCCGACAGCACCCAGTTGGTGCAATACACCTGCAACGGCAGCCCCTCGCAGTCGTTCTCCCTGACCCAGCAGCCGTAAGGGGGCCGCCGTCCCCGCCCCGGGTGCATGGAGGGCGGGGCGCTCTCCCCTCAGCGGCCGCGCGGGGCGGGGCGACGTGCCGCCGCGGGGCTCTGCCTCGGGAGGATCCCGGTGCGCACCACGGGGTCTCCCGGCTCGAGCAGGGTTCCCTCTCCGCCCACCATCACCGGCGGTTCGGAGCCGGTGAAGTAGAGATCGGTGTTGGGCGCCTTCACCACGAGGGAGGCGAGGCCGATCTCCGGGTGGATGATGACGTGCTCCGCGTCGAGGGTCCGTCCGCCGATGGTGAGGTTCCGGGTGCCTTCGCGTGAGAGCGTCACCGTGACCTTGCGTGGCTTGGGCGTGGTGGCGAGGGCCTGGAGCTTCACGTCCTCGCCCTGGCGCAGGCGCGGCATCAGGTTCTTCGCGGCCAGGACGAAGCCCACGCCGGCGAAGGTGCGGCCCGGCTCCACCTTCAACTTCTCGTTGTAGCGGCGCGTCTTGCCGTCCTTGACGAGGGTGCCCGTGGCGCGCCCGCTGCCGAAGTCGATGTCGAACTGCCGCGTCGCCGTGCCGCCCTTGAGCTCCCGCCACCGCCAGCGCTCCTGGGCGAGCTCCGGTTTCTGGGCGAAGATGGCGAGCTCCTCGATGCGCCGTCCGTCGTTGTAGTCGTACGTGAGCAGGACGTGGAGCCGTTCCCCCTCGGTCCACTGGGTGAGCATTCCCTTGCCCAGGGGTTGGCCCGCGGGGGTGCTCACCGACAGCTCGCGGGTATCGTTCTTCTCCGGATAGCGCTGTTCCAGCGCCCAGGCCGGAGAGGCGAGCCCGCACAGCAGTCCCATGCCAAGCAGCAGTCTTCCACGCAATGAACGAGAGGTCTGACCCATGCCCGGGAAGATGAGGAGCGCGCGGCCTTTCGGGGAGCACGGCGCGAGGCACTCCAGCGGCCACCTTCCCGCCCGGGCTCCAGGCGAGCGTGCGCGGCGCGACCCGCCCCGCGACCCGAGGGCGAGCCCCTTGTTCATCCGTGGGTAGTCATTAATTTTAATTATTGCGTAATAATAGAGCATAAAACAGATTCATCCATGACATGGATCTGCTCTACGCGCGCGCACAGATGGGGCTGTCCCTCGCCTTCCACATCCTCTTCGCGGCCGCGGGCATCGCCCTGCCGCTGCTGATGGTGCTCAGCGACCTGAAGGCGCGGCGGACGAGGGATCCGGACTACACGGCGCTGAGCGTGAAGCTGGCGAAGGGGACGGCCATCCTGTTCGCGGTGGGGGCGGTGAGCGGCACGGTGCTGTCGTTCGAGCTGGGGCTGTTGTGGCCTGGCTTCATGGGTACCTGGGGCGAGGTCATCGGCCTGCCGTTCGCGCTGGAGGGGACGGCCTTCTTCACCGAGGCGGTGTTCCTCGGCATCTACCTGTACGGACGCGATCGCATCTCGCCGGGGCTGCACCTCTTCTCGGGGGTGATGGTGGCGCTGAGCGGCGCGGCGAGTGCCTTCTTCGTCACGCTCGTCAACACCTTCATGAATGATCCGGTGGGCTTCACGCTCACGGCCACGGGGCCGGTGGACGTGGACCCCGTGGCGGCGATGTTCAGCCCGGGCTGGGTGCACCAGACGACCCACACGCTCGTCGCGTGCTACCAGGCGAGTGCCTTCGCCATGGTGGGCATCCACGCGCTCGTGTTGCTGCGCCATCCGGGCCTGGCCTTCCACCGCAAGGCGCTGTCGGTGGCACTGCCGCTGGCATGTCTGTCCGCCCTGGTGCAGCCGCTCGTGGGCCACCAGTCCGCCGAGCACGTGGCCCGGGCGCAGCCGGTGAAGCTCGCGGCGGCGGAGGCGCTCTTCGAGACGCAGCGGGGCGCGCCCCTGAGCGTGGGGGGCCTGCCGGACATGGAGACGGGCACCCTGCGCTACGCGCTCGAGCTGCCCCGGGGCCTGTCGCTCCTGGCGTTCAGCGATCCCAACGCCGAGGTGAAGGGGCTGGAGGAGTTCCCCCGGGACGAGTGGCCTCCGGTGACCAAGGTGCACCTGGCCTTCCAGGTGATGGTGGGCGCGGGGGGCGCCATGGCGCTGCTGGCGCTGGTGACGCTCGTGCTGCGCTGGCGCCAGGGAGCCTGGCCGGACGGGCGGCGGATGCTGGGGGCGTGGCTGGTGTGCGGGCCGCTCGGGGCGGTGGCGATGGAGGCGGGGTGGCTCGTCACCGAGTGGGGCCGCCAGCCGTGGATCCTCCGGGGGGTGATGCGCACGGCGGACGCGGTGACGCCGGTGGGCCCGCTGGCGGTGCCCTTCTGGACGTTCACGCTCGTCTACCTCTTCCTGGGCGTCATGGTGGTGTTCCTGCTGGTACGGCAGGTGTCGGGCACGGTGCCGCACGGGCGCGAGTCGCACGAGGTGGCCCATGCCCACTGAACTGCTGCTGGGAGGTGTGTTGGTGGCCGCCCTCGTCCTCTACGCGCTCTTCGGGGGCGCGGACTTCGGGGGCGGGGTGTGGGACTTGCTGGCCTCGGGGCCGCGCCAGGCGAAGCAGCGGGAGTTGATCGCCCGGGCGCTCGGGCCGGTGTGGGAGGTGAACCACGTCTGGCTCATCCTCGCCGTCGTCATCCTCTTCTCGGCGTTTCCCCGGGCCTTCGCGGCGCTGTCGGTGGCGCTGCACGTGCCGCTGACGTTGCTGCTGCTGGGCATCGTGTTCCGCGGCACGGCCTTCACCTTCCGCACCTACGACGCGCGGGCGGACCGGGTGCAACGTCGCTGGGGGCTCGTCTTCAGCGGGGCGAGCGTGTTGTCGCCGGCGCTGCTCGGGCTGTGCGTGGGGGCCATGGCGGGGGGCGAGCTGGGAGGAGGGGAGCGCGCCCTGTTCTCCGGATGGCTGTCGCCCTTCGCGCTGGCGGTGGGGCTGTTCGCGTTGTGCCTGTTCGCCTTCCTGGCGGCGGTGTACCTCACTGCGGAGACGAACGAGCCCGCGCTCCAGGAGGACTTCCGGCGCCGGGCGCTGGGGGCGGGCGTGGCGGTGTTCGTGGCGGCGCTCGGAGTGCTGGTGCTCGCGCGAGGGGGAGCGCCCCGGGTGTGGGTGGGGCTGACGACCTCGTCTTATGCGCTGGCGCTGCACGCGGCGACGGCCGTGGTGGCGGTGCTCGCCTTCGGGCTGCTGCTCACCCGGCGCTTCGCGTGGGCGCGCGTGGCGGCCGCGGCGCAGGTGGGTCTCATCGTCGCCGGGTGGGCGGCCTCTCAGTACCCGTACCTCGTGGTGCCGGACCTCACCCTCCAGTCGGCGGCGGCGTCGCCCGTGGCCCAGCGCGTCCTGCTGATGGCGCTCGCGGTGGGCGCCGCGTTGATCTTCCCCTCGTTGCTGTTGCTGTTCCGGGTCTTCCGCGCGCCGCCCAGGACGTCCTGACGGGCGGCCACCTCACCGAGCCCCTGCTTTTCATCGTTCCTTCCCATGCCCACCTTGGAGCCAGGGAAAGGCCAGGAGATGGACACGGAGCGACCGAGACGCAGGGCGCCGGGCTGGGCGAAGGCGCGCATCTACACGGTGGGCCATTCCACGCGCTCGGCGGAGGAGCTGGTGGAGCTGCTCCAGGCGCATGACATCCAGACGCTCGTGGACATCCGCACGGTGCCCCGCTCGCGGACGAATCCCCAGTTCAACCGGGACACGTTGCCCCGGACGCTCGCGCGGGCGGACATCCGGTACGTGCACCTGGCGAGACTCGGAGGACTGCGGCGCGCGCGGGCGGACTCACCCAACGGCGCGTGGCGCAACGCCAGCTTCCGAGGCTATGCCGACTACATGCTGACGGACGAGTTCACGCGGGGGCTCGAGGAACTGAGGGAACTGACTCCGGACGGGCCGCTGGCGCTCATGTGCGCCGAGGCGGTGCGCTGGCGGTGTCACCGTTCGCTCGTGGCGGACGCGCTGTTCGCCCGGGGCGTGGAGGTGCTGCACATCACCAGCCGCACCCGCGCCGAGCCGCACAAGCTCACTTCCTTCGCGCGACTGCACGGCAGGCAGGTGCTCTATCCCGAGGACAGGACTTCGTCCGCGGACCTGTCCGCGCCGAGTGCATCGGGGAGTTGAGGGCGCGAGCCTGGGCCCAGTCCGCCATCGTGGACGGGAACGTTCTTGCCATCCTCTTCGTCCGTGGTTCGTTCTCGGCGCTCATGCTGCCTTCGGTCCGCTCCGGCTGTTCCCGGTTCATCCTCCTGCTTCTGAGCTGTGCGCTGCTCGGCTCGTGCGCGGCCCATCCCCGGCACTCCGGCTTCTCCGGTGGGGCCTTGCGCCTCGACTCGGAGACGGCAGGCCGCATGCGCCATGCCGCGGCCTTGAAGAGAGCGGCGGGTGTAGTGGTCTCCACAGTCGCCGCGGCCTCGACGATTGGCCTCCTGGCTCCCGAGGTCCTCGGGTTTTTCCAGAACGATGAGGAGGAACTCAGTCGGTTGGAGGTAGCCCTCCTGGAGTGTGTCCAGCGAGCGGAGCGGGACATCAACGCCGAGCGCTTTGGCTACGGCGCCCCAACCGCTGCGGACTGCAATGCGGTGGTGGGGGTAGACCGGTGTGGCAGGCCCATCTACCAGTCCATGGAACTGGGCAACTTGAAGCACGCCCGAGCCCTCGCTTGTATGCAAGACATCCTGAAAGAACTCTGGCCCGGCCCCTTCAGCATCGAGCAGCGGTATCGGTTCTATCGCCATGCCAAGGTCCTCGAGACGGTCAGCCGAGAGCAGGAGAAGCGCCTTCTCGATGCGGACTGTGCCGAAGAGCTACGGGGCACCATCAAGCCCGATGTTGTCCTCCACGCGGACCGCCATCTTCTCCAGGCCATCCTGATCCTGGATCTCAAGTTCCCTTGCTCCGGAAGCGGGAAGCCCAAGTGGACGGAGTATGGTGACAAGAGTGCCTATGCCGGTTCGAGTCAGGATCGAATCTACCAGGAAGCGTTGGGCGGAAAATCCTTGATGTTGTCTCCAAAGGGGATCTTCGAATGAGCGAGCGCTACCCTGTGGTGCAAGTGCGTGGAATAGATGGGCAAATCACCGTTCGAGATGGTCTCATCCTGTGCTTCTTCATGCGGCGCAAGCATAAGGAAATCGCTCAGAAAATCTGGCATTCTCTACAGATCTACTTGCGTTCCATTCCCACTGAAGCACTGGCCTGGTACGTATCTCCAGAGGGAGACACGTTGCTGTTGAATGAACAGGGCTGGATGCATATCCGCGAGAAGATCCTGGATCGCCCTTGGGCTCAGGCTTGCCATGTTGAACTGTTGCAGCTGGAGTCTGGAGCGGGGGGCTACAATTTCGAATATGATGGCTACGAAATTGATCCCCTGTGTGACTATGACGAGAAAGCGGCCTGCGCCATCGCTTTCTCCCTGCCCACGGAGTATCTCCTGGAGCACGGCGCGGACAAGGTCCGAACTCTTGCCCTGGAACTGTCTCGCGATCTGCCCTTCAGCTTTGGCTACGCCAGCCTGGCCTTCGTTGCCCCCAGCGGGCAGTGGTACTCGGTCCGCAGGGAGTTGCTGCCCCTCCTCGAGCGTTACTGGGGGTTCGACCTCTACAGCCTCGGCAGGACCAGCCGAGTCA
Above is a window of Cystobacter fuscus DNA encoding:
- a CDS encoding ThuA domain-containing protein, with the protein product MKNNRVSHPLVLLVVCFLALLPREGRAEGREVPGLAPSFKVLAFYNGTWDAAHIDFVREANLWFPQLAAQNGFSYTATNNWNQLNATTLAQYQVVMFLDDLPQTAAQRSAFQQYMQAGGAWMGFHVSAFTTSPADWSWYHHQFLGSGSFQSNTWGPTTAVLKVENRTHASTVNLPATFTSAVSEWYSWSNNLRSNADIQVLASVDPVSFPLGTDPNQSWYSGDYPILWTNKKYKMLYANFGHNAMNYSNNTPLSSTFASAIQNRFILDGLKWLGGSGGTPPPSPGPISPTAWYSVVGLGAGKCVDARSAASANGTVIQQYTCNGTQAQHFQFQPTSGDQVRINSRLNSAQTLDVTDVSTADGAPIQLWVYSNGNNQQWQPVAEAGGTYRFVSRHSGKCLTATGSADSTQLVQYTCNGSPSQSFSLTQQP
- a CDS encoding cytochrome ubiquinol oxidase subunit I, producing MDLLYARAQMGLSLAFHILFAAAGIALPLLMVLSDLKARRTRDPDYTALSVKLAKGTAILFAVGAVSGTVLSFELGLLWPGFMGTWGEVIGLPFALEGTAFFTEAVFLGIYLYGRDRISPGLHLFSGVMVALSGAASAFFVTLVNTFMNDPVGFTLTATGPVDVDPVAAMFSPGWVHQTTHTLVACYQASAFAMVGIHALVLLRHPGLAFHRKALSVALPLACLSALVQPLVGHQSAEHVARAQPVKLAAAEALFETQRGAPLSVGGLPDMETGTLRYALELPRGLSLLAFSDPNAEVKGLEEFPRDEWPPVTKVHLAFQVMVGAGGAMALLALVTLVLRWRQGAWPDGRRMLGAWLVCGPLGAVAMEAGWLVTEWGRQPWILRGVMRTADAVTPVGPLAVPFWTFTLVYLFLGVMVVFLLVRQVSGTVPHGRESHEVAHAH
- a CDS encoding cytochrome d ubiquinol oxidase subunit II, producing MPTELLLGGVLVAALVLYALFGGADFGGGVWDLLASGPRQAKQRELIARALGPVWEVNHVWLILAVVILFSAFPRAFAALSVALHVPLTLLLLGIVFRGTAFTFRTYDARADRVQRRWGLVFSGASVLSPALLGLCVGAMAGGELGGGERALFSGWLSPFALAVGLFALCLFAFLAAVYLTAETNEPALQEDFRRRALGAGVAVFVAALGVLVLARGGAPRVWVGLTTSSYALALHAATAVVAVLAFGLLLTRRFAWARVAAAAQVGLIVAGWAASQYPYLVVPDLTLQSAAASPVAQRVLLMALAVGAALIFPSLLLLFRVFRAPPRTS
- a CDS encoding DUF488 family protein, whose amino-acid sequence is MDTERPRRRAPGWAKARIYTVGHSTRSAEELVELLQAHDIQTLVDIRTVPRSRTNPQFNRDTLPRTLARADIRYVHLARLGGLRRARADSPNGAWRNASFRGYADYMLTDEFTRGLEELRELTPDGPLALMCAEAVRWRCHRSLVADALFARGVEVLHITSRTRAEPHKLTSFARLHGRQVLYPEDRTSSADLSAPSASGS
- a CDS encoding type VI immunity family protein, with the translated sequence MSERYPVVQVRGIDGQITVRDGLILCFFMRRKHKEIAQKIWHSLQIYLRSIPTEALAWYVSPEGDTLLLNEQGWMHIREKILDRPWAQACHVELLQLESGAGGYNFEYDGYEIDPLCDYDEKAACAIAFSLPTEYLLEHGADKVRTLALELSRDLPFSFGYASLAFVAPSGQWYSVRRELLPLLERYWGFDLYSLGRTSRVIGTGARGAYWLTFMGQPLLNQLGGLEVLRRELPFPEVSFESLEGERLLLTLGEWPSPMDIREHIVRPHFRALARLLEPYFPAETNGLTSLLDNRNMGRWLRRFCL